From one Planktothrix agardhii NIES-204 genomic stretch:
- the aerM gene encoding amino acid adenylation participated protein like protein, whose translation MTNNFQDKQKLLKLLLQKKGIGLKTNTIPPRDPSQLVLLSFSQERLWFLYQLEDQGYTYNMPFRFQIDGNLDINIFRKALETIMQRHEVLQTCFQEVDEIPRQIINPKIQLNLPLVDLQSLSAAEQTQELERLTEQEIYTPFNLTQAPLMRTFLVKLKVDSYLLFLSLHHSIFDGWSMKVLLQELSRLYQAFLQKESNPLPDLPIQYGDFAIWQRQQLQGDKLTQEVNYWKQKLTGIPPLLEIPTDHPRPPIQTFKGNNCTFKLSSELSQHLKNISQTSAATLNMTLLTAFNILLYRYSRQEDIVIGIPSGNRQFPEIEPLIGCFINTLPIRTQFKENLSFKALLNQVKQVVLEAYEHQDLPLEKVVEAVNPERNMSYSPLFQVMFSWEDMLHIDHFSMADLKLTPVTMNALIAQFDLTLAMQETAEGLVGSFDYNCALFNQDTIERMISHFKTLLEGIAVHPEQSIELLPILPLSEQNLLAQWNQTNIAENPKVCIHELFEHQVLKTPNAIAIEWGNEKITYQDLNHRANQLAHYLQSKGVKLESLVGICLEHSVSIIISLLAILKAGAAYIVLAPNYPQERLNYILNDAQVSVLITENTLVDLFRDHQAEVICLDAEANLIASQNSSNLVNAIHPNHLAYIIYTSGSTGTPKGVMIEHQSLVNHSLGIIKAYDLTSRDRILQFASFTFDVAAEEIYPTFLTGATLVMRPGSMFPSLADFTQFIQQNCLTVINLPATYWHEWVLDLSQTSITLPETLRLVITGSEEVLPERLILWQKIVLNSQREDITWLNAYGPTEATITTTVFNPNLTQKTDQIHSVSIGKPITNTQVYICDRHLQQLPIGIPGELLIGGLGLAKGYLNRDDLTREKFITHAFNSAEDQRFYKTGDLARYLPDGNIEFLGRIDNQVKIRGFRIEIGEIEAVLTEYPDVRATAVIVREDQTNHKQLVAYVVPKLQSIDPAKLRSFLKQKLPDYMIPAFFVELQELPLMSSGKIDRNALPAPTESQDKKTIIAPRTATEKIVAEIWQDVLGLKQISIFDNFFDLGGHSLKAAQVISRLREQLSINIPLNYLFSEPTVAGLSSNLDFNLSDAIESDQSPDWQVEIALDPTIQPPNILTFFPQKPAHILLTGATGFLGIHLLAELLDKTEANIYCLIRDKSLEKAQAKIYQKLKTFQLWDEHKSSRIIPVIGDLSQKRLGMCEPDFLELAEQIDVIYHNGAWVNAIYPYSMLKPTNILGTEEILRLACLIKTKPVHFVSTISVFSPSYAQGNLIQESDPLGINHGLNAGYTQSKWVAEKLMMEARKRGLPITIFRASRIIGHSKTGICNTEDLFCRMIKGCIQLGMIPDFGDSTEDLTPVDYVSGAIVHLASQESSLGKAFHLLNSHPTLNRELFDCVREMGYPLELVSFEKWRSHLTEQCKINTDNALSPVLDNFSDENLSAGYPPQFDSQNTVMGLKGTAFNFPPIDQKLLKTYFDYFTKTGFLTQ comes from the coding sequence ATGACTAATAACTTTCAAGATAAACAAAAATTACTCAAACTATTACTACAAAAAAAAGGAATCGGTTTAAAAACGAATACAATACCGCCTAGAGATCCATCTCAACTGGTACTGCTTTCTTTTTCTCAAGAACGACTTTGGTTTTTGTATCAATTGGAAGATCAAGGCTATACCTATAATATGCCGTTTCGCTTTCAAATTGACGGCAATTTGGATATTAATATTTTTAGAAAAGCCTTAGAAACTATTATGCAACGTCATGAAGTGTTGCAGACCTGTTTTCAAGAAGTTGACGAAATTCCTCGACAAATTATTAACCCAAAAATTCAGTTAAATTTGCCCTTAGTGGATTTACAGTCTTTATCTGCGGCGGAACAAACCCAAGAATTAGAACGATTAACTGAACAAGAAATTTATACTCCCTTTAACTTAACCCAAGCTCCCTTAATGCGGACTTTTTTGGTTAAATTAAAAGTTGATTCTTATCTTTTATTTTTGAGTTTACATCATTCTATTTTTGATGGCTGGTCAATGAAAGTTTTACTGCAAGAACTTTCTCGTTTATATCAAGCTTTCTTGCAAAAAGAATCCAATCCTTTACCTGATTTACCCATTCAATATGGTGATTTTGCCATTTGGCAAAGACAACAGTTACAAGGGGATAAACTCACCCAGGAAGTTAATTATTGGAAACAAAAATTAACCGGAATTCCACCGTTATTAGAAATTCCAACTGATCATCCTCGTCCTCCCATACAAACATTTAAAGGCAATAATTGTACATTTAAACTAAGTTCAGAATTAAGCCAACACCTGAAAAATATTAGCCAAACGTCAGCCGCCACCCTGAATATGACGCTATTAACGGCTTTTAATATTTTACTCTATCGTTATAGCCGTCAAGAAGATATTGTGATTGGAATTCCCAGTGGAAATCGACAATTTCCTGAAATTGAACCGTTAATTGGTTGCTTTATTAATACCTTACCCATTCGCACTCAGTTTAAAGAAAATCTCTCGTTTAAAGCTTTATTAAATCAAGTTAAACAAGTCGTTTTAGAAGCTTATGAACATCAAGATTTACCCTTAGAAAAGGTAGTAGAAGCGGTAAATCCTGAACGGAATATGAGTTATAGTCCTTTATTCCAAGTCATGTTTTCTTGGGAAGATATGCTGCACATTGATCATTTTTCGATGGCGGATTTAAAATTAACTCCTGTCACGATGAATGCTTTAATTGCTCAATTTGATTTAACTTTAGCCATGCAAGAAACGGCGGAGGGTTTAGTTGGATCATTTGATTATAATTGTGCGTTGTTTAATCAAGACACAATTGAGCGCATGATTTCCCACTTTAAAACGTTATTAGAAGGAATTGCCGTTCATCCTGAACAATCAATTGAATTATTACCGATTCTACCGTTATCAGAACAAAATTTATTAGCGCAATGGAATCAAACTAATATTGCTGAGAATCCAAAGGTTTGTATTCATGAATTATTTGAACATCAAGTTTTAAAAACCCCAAATGCGATCGCCATAGAATGGGGAAATGAAAAAATCACCTATCAAGACTTAAATCATCGTGCCAATCAATTAGCTCATTATCTTCAATCAAAGGGAGTTAAACTTGAATCGTTAGTGGGGATTTGTTTAGAACACTCTGTATCTATTATTATCAGTTTATTGGCAATTCTTAAAGCGGGTGCTGCTTATATTGTTCTAGCTCCTAATTATCCCCAAGAGCGTTTAAACTATATCTTAAATGATGCTCAAGTCTCGGTATTAATTACTGAAAATACGTTGGTTGATTTATTCCGTGATCATCAAGCGGAAGTCATTTGTCTGGATGCTGAAGCCAACTTAATTGCGAGTCAAAATTCAAGCAATTTAGTTAATGCTATTCATCCAAATCATTTAGCTTATATTATTTATACCTCCGGTTCAACGGGTACTCCTAAAGGAGTTATGATTGAACATCAAAGTTTAGTTAATCATAGCTTAGGAATTATTAAAGCCTATGATTTAACAAGTCGTGACCGAATTTTACAATTTGCTTCTTTTACCTTTGATGTAGCGGCGGAAGAAATTTATCCAACCTTTTTAACAGGTGCAACTTTAGTTATGCGTCCTGGATCAATGTTCCCTTCTTTAGCTGATTTTACTCAATTTATTCAGCAAAATTGTTTAACGGTCATTAATCTTCCGGCTACTTATTGGCATGAATGGGTATTAGATTTATCTCAAACTTCAATAACTTTACCTGAAACTTTACGCTTAGTGATTACAGGAAGTGAAGAAGTCTTACCAGAGCGATTAATATTATGGCAAAAAATAGTATTAAATAGTCAACGAGAAGATATCACTTGGTTGAATGCTTATGGCCCGACAGAAGCCACGATAACCACCACTGTTTTTAATCCAAATTTGACTCAAAAAACTGATCAAATTCATTCTGTTTCCATTGGTAAACCGATTACAAATACACAGGTTTATATTTGCGATCGCCATCTGCAACAACTCCCCATTGGAATACCCGGAGAATTGTTAATTGGAGGTTTAGGTTTAGCCAAAGGTTATCTCAATCGAGATGATTTAACCCGTGAAAAATTTATTACTCATGCTTTTAATTCTGCTGAAGATCAACGTTTCTATAAAACTGGAGATTTAGCTCGTTATTTACCTGATGGAAATATAGAGTTTTTAGGACGAATTGATAATCAAGTGAAAATTCGAGGGTTTCGTATTGAAATTGGCGAAATTGAAGCCGTATTAACTGAATACCCGGATGTCAGAGCAACGGCTGTAATTGTTCGGGAAGATCAAACGAATCATAAACAATTAGTGGCTTATGTTGTCCCCAAATTGCAATCGATTGATCCTGCAAAATTACGGAGTTTTCTGAAACAGAAATTACCCGATTATATGATTCCGGCTTTCTTTGTAGAGCTTCAAGAATTGCCCTTAATGAGTAGTGGAAAAATTGATCGCAACGCTTTACCTGCACCTACCGAAAGTCAGGATAAAAAAACGATTATTGCACCCCGAACAGCTACAGAAAAAATTGTTGCTGAGATTTGGCAAGATGTTTTAGGGTTAAAACAAATTAGTATTTTCGATAATTTCTTTGACTTAGGCGGACATTCTTTAAAAGCCGCTCAAGTGATTTCTCGACTGCGAGAACAATTATCCATTAATATTCCTTTAAACTATCTTTTTTCAGAACCAACGGTGGCGGGATTATCTTCTAATTTAGATTTTAATTTATCTGATGCAATTGAGAGTGATCAAAGCCCAGATTGGCAAGTTGAAATTGCCCTAGACCCTACCATTCAACCGCCGAATATTCTGACTTTCTTTCCTCAAAAACCTGCTCATATTTTGCTAACAGGAGCTACGGGTTTTCTCGGAATTCATTTATTAGCTGAATTATTAGACAAAACAGAAGCTAATATTTATTGTTTAATTCGAGACAAAAGTTTAGAAAAAGCTCAAGCCAAAATTTACCAAAAATTAAAAACCTTTCAATTATGGGATGAACACAAAAGCTCTCGGATTATTCCTGTTATTGGTGATTTATCCCAAAAACGTTTAGGAATGTGTGAACCTGATTTTCTGGAATTAGCCGAACAAATTGATGTAATTTATCATAATGGAGCTTGGGTGAATGCCATTTATCCCTATTCAATGCTGAAACCTACTAACATTTTAGGGACAGAAGAAATATTAAGATTAGCCTGTTTAATTAAAACTAAACCAGTCCATTTTGTCTCGACAATTTCTGTTTTTTCTCCGAGTTATGCTCAAGGGAATTTAATTCAAGAATCTGATCCTCTTGGTATCAATCATGGACTGAATGCGGGTTATACTCAGAGTAAATGGGTTGCCGAAAAATTAATGATGGAAGCTCGAAAACGGGGACTTCCGATTACGATTTTCAGAGCGTCTCGAATTATTGGACATAGTAAGACGGGAATTTGTAATACAGAAGATTTGTTTTGTCGTATGATTAAAGGCTGTATTCAATTAGGAATGATTCCTGATTTTGGCGATAGTACAGAAGACCTAACTCCTGTTGATTATGTGAGTGGTGCAATTGTACATTTAGCCAGTCAAGAAAGCTCTTTAGGGAAAGCATTTCATTTGTTGAATTCTCACCCAACCTTAAATCGTGAGTTATTTGATTGTGTTCGGGAAATGGGTTATCCGTTGGAGTTGGTTTCCTTTGAAAAATGGCGATCGCATTTAACAGAACAATGTAAAATTAATACAGATAATGCTTTATCTCCGGTCTTAGATAATTTTTCAGATGAAAATTTATCAGCAGGTTATCCCCCCCAGTTTGATTCTCAAAATACGGTAATGGGGTTAAAGGGTACAGCGTTTAATTTTCCCCCTATTGATCAAAAATTGTTGAAAACTTATTTTGATTATTTTACTAAAACTGGGTTTTTAACCCAATAA
- a CDS encoding 3-oxoacyl-[acyl-carrier-protein] reductase like protein, with the protein MTNHLFDLTGKVALITGAARGIGRVLAQGLAQAGAKVVIGDINQVGAEQTVQLIQEAGGEAIAIETDVRQRQACQNLINQAVAHYGQLDIMVCNAGVAILKNTDELEEFEWDQVINVDLKGYFNCAQLATKQMIKQGTAGSIIMNSSICAFVAVPKYSGAYSAAKGGVNQLVKSLAVELASHKIRVNAFAPGYMNNMMEGTEGLRSTSDEMGELYTRIPMKRTGDLKELIGPVVFLASEASSYVTGTIVMVDGGYTAI; encoded by the coding sequence ATGACAAATCATCTCTTTGATTTAACAGGTAAAGTTGCACTTATCACTGGTGCTGCCCGAGGAATTGGTCGGGTATTAGCCCAAGGATTAGCACAAGCTGGAGCTAAGGTGGTAATTGGTGATATTAATCAAGTTGGTGCTGAACAAACGGTTCAACTGATTCAAGAAGCAGGAGGCGAAGCCATCGCAATTGAGACCGATGTTCGTCAACGTCAAGCTTGTCAGAATTTAATTAACCAGGCGGTTGCTCATTATGGTCAACTCGATATTATGGTCTGTAATGCAGGAGTTGCAATTCTCAAAAACACTGATGAATTAGAAGAATTTGAATGGGATCAGGTTATTAATGTTGACTTAAAAGGTTATTTTAATTGCGCTCAACTCGCAACCAAACAAATGATCAAACAAGGAACAGCAGGTTCAATTATTATGAATTCTTCTATCTGTGCTTTCGTTGCTGTTCCCAAATATTCAGGAGCATATAGCGCCGCAAAAGGTGGTGTCAATCAATTAGTAAAATCCCTAGCGGTAGAATTAGCTAGTCACAAAATTCGAGTCAATGCTTTTGCACCGGGCTATATGAATAATATGATGGAAGGAACAGAAGGTTTACGTTCAACTTCGGATGAAATGGGTGAATTATATACAAGAATACCCATGAAACGCACCGGAGATTTAAAAGAATTAATTGGCCCCGTCGTGTTTTTAGCTTCTGAAGCTTCCTCTTATGTAACCGGAACAATTGTAATGGTGGATGGAGGTTATACCGCTATTTAG
- the aerG1 gene encoding non-ribosomal peptide synthetase, producing the protein MVTPQQSRVSKKDIESIYPLSPMQQGMLFHSLYNPESKTYLSQIQITLQGNLDINAFQQAWQKVVDRHSILRTCFAWKKTKQPLQVVRKNVTLPWVNQDWRSHSPAEQETKFQELLTSDKEQYFELDKVPLIRCHLIRFEDQKYEFIHTGHHILLDGWATAILLKEVFDFYAGLINYQPVNLPTPRPYQDYINWLQQQDQTEAERFWRKNLQGFTSPTPLVVDKPLNPLVTQSKNYLDQKLKLSPEITSRLKLLAQEYRLTLSTLIQGAWALLLHHYSSESDIVFGATVSGRPPNFTGIESMVGMFLNTLPVRIQIESQLELLTWFQQLQQEHLEREQYSYSSLIDIQKWSEIPSPHSVFESFVVFENLPFSENDSDNLGGLQVGEMQDYGNADYPLTVIVTPGEALSIKIIYPQERFENDTIERILGHFKTLLEGIAINPHRRIQDLPVLTEAERQLLLIEWNQTAPEKLLKQCVHELFEQQTLKTPSAIAVVFQEQQLTYQELNESANQLAHYLRKIGVSSQSLVGICLERSLNMVIAVLAVLKVGGVCVPLDPTYPQERLSYILQDTQIKTLLTQKDCQSLLNSETISQRILLDEQGSEIALEPKTNLDNPVSLKDLAYIIYSSGSTGVPKGIMILHQSLTNIIEHHQAKMSPERNFLQFAPFNFDVSYHEMFAAWCLGGTLFIVPEDARLDLAKLSQLFANNPIHKAILPVTLLQQLIETYSEETHLFANLREIISAGEQLQITPAMISAFKKLEHCTLYNFYGPTEADIVTSYTFDANPELWPKYIPIGKPGVNVQVYILNSHLQPVPIGVTGELYVAGGGLARGYFNNSQLTQEKFISNPFSENSLLYKTGDLARYLPNGDIEYLGRIDDVVKVRGYRIELGEVEAILNQHPKIAQAVATVQGETAREKYLAAYFIPRLGETVNIIELRDFLENWLPDYMIPSAFVAMESFQLSPNGKVNRKVLPIPDKNPLSLTQNYIAPRTAIEEVLAEIWAEILEVERVGIEDDFFVLGGHSLKAIQLISKIRQTLEIEISVRQLFNHSTISQLVQVLIELVGNEGLLNEIAVTVQEISRLSPEEVQALLSQS; encoded by the coding sequence ATGGTAACACCTCAACAATCTAGGGTTAGTAAAAAAGATATTGAATCCATTTATCCCCTTTCTCCCATGCAGCAGGGGATGCTGTTTCATTCTTTATATAATCCAGAATCAAAGACGTATTTATCACAAATTCAAATCACCTTGCAAGGCAATTTAGATATTAATGCGTTCCAACAAGCTTGGCAAAAAGTAGTAGATAGACATAGTATTTTACGGACTTGTTTTGCTTGGAAAAAAACCAAACAGCCTTTACAAGTGGTTAGAAAAAATGTCACCTTGCCTTGGGTTAATCAGGATTGGCGATCACATTCTCCCGCCGAACAAGAAACTAAATTTCAGGAATTATTAACCTCTGATAAAGAGCAATATTTTGAATTAGATAAAGTCCCCTTAATTCGATGTCATTTAATTCGATTTGAAGATCAAAAATATGAATTTATCCATACTGGACATCATATTTTATTAGATGGTTGGGCAACAGCAATTCTGTTGAAAGAAGTTTTCGATTTTTACGCTGGACTCATCAACTATCAACCCGTCAATTTACCCACACCCCGCCCTTATCAAGACTATATTAATTGGCTACAACAGCAAGATCAAACTGAAGCCGAACGATTTTGGCGAAAAAATCTTCAAGGTTTTACCTCTCCAACTCCATTAGTCGTTGATAAACCGTTAAATCCTCTTGTTACTCAAAGTAAAAATTATCTTGATCAAAAATTAAAACTTTCTCCAGAAATTACCAGTCGTCTGAAATTACTCGCCCAAGAATATCGCCTTACTCTTTCTACCCTAATTCAAGGAGCTTGGGCTTTATTATTGCATCATTATAGTAGTGAATCTGATATTGTATTTGGGGCAACCGTTTCGGGACGACCGCCCAATTTTACTGGGATTGAATCGATGGTGGGGATGTTTTTAAATACCTTACCCGTTCGCATCCAAATTGAGTCTCAACTTGAATTATTAACTTGGTTTCAACAATTACAACAAGAGCATTTAGAACGAGAGCAATATAGTTATAGTTCTCTAATTGATATTCAAAAATGGAGTGAAATTCCGTCCCCTCATTCAGTTTTTGAAAGTTTTGTTGTCTTTGAAAATTTACCCTTTAGCGAAAATGATAGTGATAATTTAGGCGGTTTACAAGTCGGTGAAATGCAAGATTATGGCAATGCTGATTATCCCTTAACGGTTATTGTCACCCCTGGAGAAGCCTTAAGTATTAAAATTATTTATCCTCAAGAACGATTTGAAAATGACACCATTGAAAGGATATTAGGTCATTTTAAAACCTTATTAGAAGGAATCGCTATTAATCCCCATCGTCGGATTCAAGACTTACCTGTATTAACGGAAGCTGAACGTCAATTATTATTAATTGAATGGAATCAAACTGCACCCGAAAAACTCCTAAAACAGTGCGTTCATGAATTATTTGAACAACAAACCCTCAAAACCCCTTCAGCCATTGCCGTTGTTTTTCAAGAGCAACAATTAACCTACCAAGAACTGAATGAATCTGCTAATCAACTGGCTCATTATTTACGAAAAATTGGGGTGAGTTCCCAATCCTTAGTCGGGATTTGTTTAGAACGATCTCTTAATATGGTAATTGCCGTTTTAGCAGTGTTAAAAGTAGGCGGTGTTTGTGTTCCCCTAGACCCAACCTATCCTCAAGAAAGACTTTCTTACATCCTGCAAGACACCCAAATCAAAACCTTATTAACCCAAAAAGATTGTCAATCTCTTTTAAACAGTGAAACCATTTCTCAACGGATTTTATTGGATGAACAAGGGTCAGAAATTGCCTTAGAACCCAAGACTAATCTTGACAACCCCGTGAGTTTAAAGGATTTGGCCTATATTATTTATAGTTCAGGCTCTACGGGTGTGCCAAAAGGGATTATGATCCTGCATCAATCCTTAACCAATATTATTGAGCATCATCAGGCGAAAATGTCACCAGAGAGAAATTTCTTACAATTTGCTCCCTTCAATTTCGATGTTAGCTATCACGAAATGTTTGCAGCCTGGTGTTTAGGAGGAACCTTATTTATTGTTCCAGAAGATGCCCGCTTAGACCTTGCTAAATTAAGTCAATTGTTCGCTAACAATCCAATTCATAAAGCAATTTTGCCCGTCACCTTATTACAACAATTAATCGAAACCTATAGCGAGGAAACCCATTTATTTGCTAACTTGCGTGAAATTATTTCAGCCGGAGAACAATTACAAATTACCCCAGCGATGATTTCTGCATTCAAGAAACTCGAACATTGTACGCTTTACAATTTTTATGGCCCGACAGAAGCGGATATCGTTACCAGTTATACCTTTGACGCCAATCCTGAGCTTTGGCCGAAGTATATTCCTATTGGTAAACCGGGCGTTAATGTGCAAGTTTATATTTTAAATTCCCATCTTCAACCCGTACCTATTGGAGTTACTGGGGAATTATATGTTGCGGGAGGAGGTTTAGCGCGGGGTTATTTCAACAATTCTCAATTAACCCAAGAAAAATTTATTTCTAATCCTTTTAGCGAGAATTCATTGCTGTATAAAACCGGAGATTTAGCTCGTTATTTACCCAATGGAGACATCGAATATTTGGGGAGAATTGATGATGTTGTGAAAGTTAGAGGTTACAGAATTGAATTAGGGGAAGTAGAAGCGATTTTAAATCAACATCCTAAAATTGCCCAAGCCGTTGCTACAGTTCAGGGAGAAACAGCTAGAGAAAAATATTTAGCCGCTTATTTTATTCCCCGTCTAGGTGAAACCGTAAATATTATCGAATTACGTGATTTCCTTGAAAACTGGCTACCCGATTATATGATTCCCTCTGCTTTTGTTGCGATGGAATCTTTTCAACTCAGCCCGAATGGTAAAGTTAATCGAAAAGTCTTACCAATACCGGATAAAAACCCCTTATCATTAACTCAAAATTATATTGCTCCTCGCACTGCAATTGAAGAAGTGTTAGCGGAAATTTGGGCAGAAATTTTAGAAGTTGAACGAGTTGGCATTGAAGACGATTTCTTTGTGTTAGGTGGGCATTCTTTAAAAGCGATTCAACTGATTAGTAAAATCCGTCAAACCTTAGAAATCGAAATTTCTGTGCGTCAACTTTTCAATCACTCTACAATTAGTCAATTAGTTCAAGTTTTGATTGAATTAGTGGGGAATGAAGGGTTACTGAATGAAATTGCCGTAACAGTTCAAGAAATTTCTAGACTTTCACCAGAAGAAGTTCAAGCTTTATTATCTCAAAGCTGA
- the aerL gene encoding hypothetical protein codes for MNTQTKLSNQALNYYPIADKQFFPVYSYMNNRINMWNTERKLKQELLNNSSVIFVYQMGKVGSMSTYLTLKKHLQNQAIYHIHNLNSEHFSKIWETMQLEKHYHAFTFGHSCMTKYLSEHIEEIKNQKNIKIITGVREPIARNISWFFQVIHCQSVFPEFFIKYQEGLITMDEIIKKFWSQKFVYGKQFDWFEEELQPVFGIDIASIDFPKEKGYAIANFPDRNIDLLVLKLEKLDSCLKEALETFLGVENLDCERLDRADFLEADDYLIYDNLRKSLTFSDEYLEEIYDQPLVRHFYTDEEINKFKLKWSSQR; via the coding sequence ATGAACACACAAACTAAACTCTCAAACCAAGCTCTTAACTATTATCCCATCGCAGATAAACAGTTTTTTCCCGTGTATTCCTATATGAATAATAGGATTAATATGTGGAATACAGAAAGAAAATTAAAACAAGAACTTCTCAATAATTCTTCAGTCATATTTGTTTATCAAATGGGGAAAGTCGGTTCAATGAGTACCTATTTGACCCTAAAAAAACATCTGCAAAATCAAGCTATTTATCATATTCATAATCTGAATTCAGAACATTTCTCAAAAATTTGGGAAACAATGCAACTGGAGAAACATTATCATGCTTTTACCTTTGGGCATTCCTGTATGACCAAATATTTAAGCGAACACATTGAGGAAATTAAAAATCAAAAAAATATTAAAATTATTACTGGAGTCCGAGAACCCATCGCCCGTAATATTTCTTGGTTTTTTCAAGTCATTCATTGTCAATCTGTTTTTCCTGAATTTTTCATAAAATATCAAGAAGGATTAATCACAATGGATGAAATTATTAAAAAATTTTGGTCTCAAAAATTTGTTTATGGAAAGCAGTTTGACTGGTTTGAAGAAGAATTGCAACCAGTTTTCGGCATTGATATCGCTTCCATTGATTTTCCGAAAGAAAAAGGTTATGCGATCGCAAATTTCCCAGACAGAAATATTGACTTATTAGTCTTAAAATTAGAAAAACTTGATTCTTGCTTAAAAGAAGCCCTAGAAACTTTTTTAGGTGTTGAAAATTTAGATTGTGAACGACTTGACCGAGCAGACTTTTTAGAAGCGGATGACTATCTCATCTATGATAATTTAAGAAAGAGTCTGACCTTTAGTGATGAATATTTAGAAGAGATTTATGATCAACCATTAGTGCGTCATTTTTACACCGATGAAGAAATTAACAAATTTAAACTCAAGTGGTCTAGTCAACGTTAA
- the aerF gene encoding 3-oxoacyl-[acyl-carrier-protein] reductase like protein: MDLGLKDKVALITGSSAGIGFTIAEKLAEEGCHLIICGRNSQRLEQAYQSLAQAYPVQEILSLVADVHQAQDSEQLIQNSLNQYGKIDILVNNSEGANFAENLIENLSDEDWLNVFQGKLMGYIRLTNLVLPIMKKQHWGRIVNIIGTSGKEPSPRLVKSGVVNAALMNFTKSVARQTAPYNVLINSVNPGVIDTPRHREYLEIYAKKQGTTPDLIREGILKTIPMNRIGTTEEFANLVVFLASECASYITGITIPIDGGLSSSAF, from the coding sequence ATGGATTTAGGATTAAAAGATAAAGTGGCTTTGATTACGGGAAGTAGTGCGGGAATTGGGTTTACTATTGCTGAAAAATTAGCAGAAGAAGGCTGTCACTTAATTATTTGTGGTCGCAATTCCCAACGCTTAGAACAAGCTTATCAATCTCTGGCTCAAGCTTATCCTGTCCAAGAAATTCTGAGTTTAGTGGCTGATGTCCATCAAGCTCAAGATTCTGAACAATTAATACAGAACTCTTTAAATCAATATGGCAAAATTGACATTTTAGTAAATAATTCTGAAGGAGCTAACTTTGCTGAGAATTTAATTGAAAACCTTTCCGATGAAGATTGGTTAAACGTTTTTCAAGGAAAATTAATGGGTTATATTCGATTAACCAATTTAGTGTTACCGATTATGAAAAAACAACATTGGGGAAGAATTGTTAATATCATTGGGACATCGGGAAAAGAGCCATCTCCTCGTTTAGTTAAATCGGGTGTTGTGAATGCAGCTTTAATGAATTTTACCAAATCAGTAGCTAGACAAACCGCCCCCTATAATGTTTTAATTAATAGTGTTAACCCCGGCGTTATTGACACCCCTAGACATCGAGAATATTTAGAAATTTATGCCAAAAAGCAAGGAACAACCCCAGATTTAATCCGAGAAGGAATTCTAAAAACAATTCCCATGAATCGGATTGGTACGACTGAAGAATTTGCTAATCTCGTTGTATTTTTAGCTTCAGAATGTGCGAGTTATATAACGGGAATTACTATTCCCATCGATGGTGGTTTATCCTCGTCAGCATTTTAA
- the aerE gene encoding hypothetical protein gives MSEFFPIPDPLKLNPHVELEVFQCQNTIFQLSAVAPNAKLESHQHPESQIGMVLSGELELYIKDVIKPLRALQDIHVADANVSHGFVNPLSEAMIGFDLKRITYSFPSEDVVLTLSNNQDKITHLPCQSVKGSWFEIVMMKIPSGYSIPPHQGEQEEIGFILNGKLEIFIENEEQCLEYGQIYYAPSKVLKKGYNSSNQDINLIKILI, from the coding sequence ATGTCTGAATTTTTCCCAATTCCCGATCCTCTTAAACTCAATCCTCATGTAGAATTAGAGGTTTTTCAATGCCAAAATACCATTTTTCAATTATCCGCTGTAGCTCCTAATGCTAAACTTGAATCCCACCAACATCCTGAAAGTCAAATTGGCATGGTACTCTCAGGAGAACTGGAACTGTATATTAAAGATGTGATTAAACCTTTGAGAGCTTTACAAGATATTCATGTCGCCGATGCTAATGTTTCTCATGGTTTTGTTAATCCCTTGTCCGAAGCGATGATTGGATTTGATCTTAAACGGATTACCTATTCTTTTCCTTCAGAAGACGTTGTATTAACCCTATCAAACAACCAAGATAAAATCACTCATTTACCTTGTCAATCGGTTAAGGGTTCTTGGTTTGAAATCGTGATGATGAAAATACCTTCTGGTTATTCCATTCCCCCACATCAAGGTGAGCAAGAAGAAATCGGATTTATTTTGAATGGAAAATTAGAAATTTTCATAGAAAATGAAGAACAGTGTTTAGAATATGGTCAAATTTATTATGCTCCTTCAAAAGTTTTAAAAAAGGGATATAATTCATCGAACCAAGATATTAATTTGATTAAAATTTTAATTTAG